A stretch of Bacillus pseudomycoides DNA encodes these proteins:
- a CDS encoding helix-turn-helix transcriptional regulator: protein MLENRVRELRARFRWTQQDLADAIGVTRQTIGLIEKGDYSPSVTMALKIAAAFQLTVEDVFYLKGKE from the coding sequence ATGCTTGAAAACAGAGTTAGAGAATTACGGGCAAGATTTAGGTGGACTCAGCAAGACTTGGCTGATGCAATTGGAGTGACGAGGCAGACAATTGGGTTAATTGAAAAAGGTGATTATTCTCCCTCTGTCACCATGGCGTTAAAAATAGCTGCCGCGTTTCAACTTACAGTAGAAGATGTTTTTTATTTAAAGGGAAAGGAATGA
- a CDS encoding VOC family protein, with product MIHKVGQIMLYVNNQDEAVQFWTEKVGFHLVADEDNGQGFRWIEIAPTEKAETSMVLHNKELIAKMRPELNLSTPSMLFFTEDIDKLYKEFVEKEITVGELVNMPSGRAFNFADHEKNYFAIMEKK from the coding sequence ATGATTCATAAAGTCGGTCAAATTATGCTATATGTAAATAATCAAGATGAGGCTGTGCAATTTTGGACAGAAAAAGTAGGTTTCCACTTAGTTGCTGATGAAGATAACGGTCAAGGATTTAGATGGATTGAAATCGCGCCAACAGAGAAAGCAGAAACGAGTATGGTTCTACATAATAAAGAATTAATTGCGAAGATGCGGCCTGAATTAAATCTTAGTACACCATCCATGTTGTTTTTCACTGAAGATATCGATAAATTATATAAAGAGTTTGTAGAGAAAGAAATTACAGTTGGAGAACTTGTAAATATGCCGTCTGGTAGAGCGTTTAATTTTGCTGATCATGAGAAAAATTACTTTGCAATTATGGAAAAGAAGTAA
- a CDS encoding small multi-drug export protein yields MLEWAQNAGEMWQYVVLFLLAFAPWMDVSIVVPLGIAWGLQPFAVGVTAFAGNLILVLLLGFFFKQYAKWQAVRKLKKGITTPSKKETRSRRIWERYGIPGLALLAPILVGTDIAAVLALTFGSNKTHVISWMTVSLAVWTIIFVVASMYGFSLLHII; encoded by the coding sequence ATGCTAGAGTGGGCTCAAAATGCAGGTGAAATGTGGCAATATGTCGTTTTATTTCTATTAGCTTTTGCTCCATGGATGGATGTATCAATCGTTGTACCACTTGGTATCGCATGGGGATTGCAACCATTTGCAGTAGGGGTGACTGCATTTGCAGGGAATCTTATCTTGGTTCTATTATTGGGATTCTTCTTTAAGCAGTATGCAAAATGGCAAGCGGTAAGAAAGTTAAAAAAAGGTATAACAACACCTTCTAAAAAAGAAACTAGATCAAGGCGAATATGGGAACGATATGGTATTCCTGGTTTGGCATTGCTTGCTCCCATTCTCGTAGGAACTGATATTGCAGCCGTATTAGCTTTAACATTTGGATCTAACAAGACACACGTCATAAGTTGGATGACAGTCAGTCTAGCGGTATGGACAATCATTTTTGTAGTTGCTTCGATGTATGGATTTAGCCTTTTACATATTATTTAG